A window from Mycolicibacterium tokaiense encodes these proteins:
- the cofC gene encoding 2-phospho-L-lactate guanylyltransferase — protein sequence MSSTQSPTAVRAGLVIAVKRLTAAKTRLAPVLSAADREKLVLAMLLDTITAAQQVPAVGSVTVVTPDRTAAQAAARLGAAVLQDPTPAGHPDPLNNALRTAERSVTRGSANIVVLQGDLPALRPHELAEAIESARHFPRSFVADHHGGGTAALLSFGAPLDPQFGVNSAALHRSSGAVELTGAWPGLRCDIDTADDLCDAQRLGLGPATEAATAHVVGRC from the coding sequence ATGAGTAGCACGCAGTCGCCCACCGCGGTGCGCGCCGGGCTGGTGATCGCGGTCAAACGGCTCACGGCCGCCAAGACCCGGCTCGCTCCGGTGCTGTCCGCCGCCGATCGCGAGAAGTTGGTGCTGGCGATGCTCCTGGACACCATCACCGCTGCCCAGCAGGTACCCGCGGTGGGTTCGGTCACGGTGGTCACTCCCGACCGGACGGCGGCGCAGGCGGCGGCCCGGCTCGGCGCTGCGGTACTGCAGGACCCCACCCCGGCCGGACACCCCGACCCTCTCAACAACGCCCTGCGCACCGCAGAGCGGTCCGTCACCCGCGGCAGCGCGAACATCGTTGTGCTGCAAGGAGATCTGCCGGCCCTGCGCCCGCACGAGCTGGCCGAGGCGATCGAGAGCGCGCGGCATTTCCCCCGCAGTTTCGTCGCTGACCACCACGGCGGGGGCACTGCCGCCCTGTTGTCCTTCGGCGCCCCGCTCGATCCGCAATTCGGCGTCAATTCCGCTGCGCTACACCGGAGTTCGGGTGCGGTCGAATTGACCGGAGCCTGGCCGGGATTGCGCTGCGACATCGATACCGCCGATGACCTGTGTGACGCCCAGCGCCTGGGCCTGGGCCCTGCCACCGAGGCCGCCACGGCTCATGTCGTCGGCCGGTGCTAG
- a CDS encoding NAD(P)H-dependent glycerol-3-phosphate dehydrogenase: MSGTVGTAAVMGAGAWGTALAKVLADAGNDVRLWARREVVAEEINTRRRNTDYLGDVVLPAGIRATTDPVDALRGVTTVVLATPSQQLRANLVDWTPALTPGVTLVSTAKGIELGTLMRMSQVISQVSGVDASQVAVLSGPNLAAEVAAEQPAATVIACRDSGRAVTLQRSLSTGYFRPYTNSDVIGTEIGGACKNVIALACGMAAGVGLGENTAAAIITRGLAEIMRLGIALGAKGATLAGLAGVGDLVATCTSPRSRNRAFGERLGQGQTLEQAQSAGGGHVAEGVTSCQSVLALASSYDVEMPLTDAVHQVCHRGLSVFDAVALLLGRSTKPE; this comes from the coding sequence ATGAGCGGCACGGTGGGAACCGCGGCGGTGATGGGCGCCGGCGCCTGGGGGACCGCGCTGGCCAAGGTGCTGGCCGATGCGGGAAACGACGTGCGGTTGTGGGCGCGCCGCGAGGTGGTGGCCGAGGAGATCAACACCCGTCGTCGCAACACGGATTACCTGGGTGACGTGGTTCTCCCCGCGGGGATCCGGGCCACCACCGACCCGGTGGATGCACTGCGCGGCGTCACCACGGTGGTGCTGGCCACCCCGTCTCAGCAGTTGCGGGCCAACCTCGTCGATTGGACCCCGGCGCTGACCCCGGGCGTCACGCTGGTCAGCACGGCCAAAGGCATCGAACTCGGCACTTTGATGCGGATGAGTCAGGTGATCAGTCAGGTCAGCGGTGTCGACGCCAGTCAGGTCGCCGTACTCTCCGGGCCCAATCTGGCCGCCGAGGTGGCCGCCGAGCAGCCGGCGGCCACCGTCATCGCCTGCCGCGACTCGGGGCGGGCGGTGACCCTGCAACGCAGCCTCAGCACCGGCTACTTCCGGCCCTACACCAACTCCGATGTCATCGGCACCGAGATCGGCGGCGCCTGCAAGAACGTCATCGCGCTGGCCTGTGGGATGGCTGCCGGGGTGGGGCTCGGGGAGAACACTGCGGCGGCCATCATCACCCGCGGTCTGGCCGAGATCATGCGTCTCGGGATCGCGCTGGGCGCCAAGGGCGCGACGCTGGCGGGGCTGGCGGGCGTGGGGGATCTGGTGGCCACCTGCACTTCACCGCGCTCGCGCAACCGTGCGTTCGGTGAGCGCCTCGGGCAGGGACAGACCCTGGAACAGGCCCAGTCGGCCGGCGGAGGTCACGTCGCCGAGGGCGTGACCTCTTGCCAGTCGGTGCTGGCCCTGGCCTCCAGCTACGACGTGGAGATGCCCTTGACCGACGCCGTACACCAGGTCTGCCACCGCGGGCTGTCGGTGTTCGACGCGGTGGCGCTGCTTCTGGGCCGCAGCACGAAACCGGAGTGA
- a CDS encoding cystathionine gamma-lyase, whose protein sequence is MDQTFGTSTRSVKAVSSSAVAGEPVAPQLVSASNYHLAPEATEGLDFYGRVTNPTWRQAESALAALEGATAALVFGSGMAAVTAALRVCARPGSVLVVPADGYYQVRAYAAEYLAPLGITVREAQCDQMCDAAQDADVVLAETPANPGLDVVDLGRLAQVCRGRGARLLVDNTTATPLGQQPLTLGADLVVASATKALSGHSDLLAGYVAGDDAELMAAVQRERLLAGPILGSFEAWLLLRSLGTAGLRIERQCHTAAALAAMLAEHPAVASVRYPGLPTDPAHAVAAQQMTRFGGLVSVQLADAEAVHRLVARSELLVFATSFGGIHTSLDRRARWGDAVSDGFARISAGIEDTDDVLRDIERALG, encoded by the coding sequence ATGGATCAGACATTCGGTACCTCCACGCGGAGTGTGAAGGCTGTGAGTTCGTCGGCCGTGGCGGGGGAGCCGGTGGCACCGCAACTGGTGTCGGCGTCGAACTACCATCTGGCTCCCGAAGCCACCGAGGGTCTGGACTTCTACGGCCGCGTCACCAATCCCACCTGGCGCCAGGCGGAATCGGCGCTCGCCGCACTCGAGGGCGCCACCGCCGCGCTGGTGTTCGGTTCCGGGATGGCCGCGGTGACCGCCGCCCTGCGGGTGTGCGCGCGTCCCGGTTCGGTGCTGGTGGTGCCGGCCGACGGCTACTACCAGGTGCGCGCTTACGCTGCGGAATATCTTGCGCCCCTTGGTATCACGGTGCGTGAGGCGCAGTGTGACCAGATGTGCGATGCGGCGCAGGATGCCGACGTGGTGCTGGCCGAGACGCCGGCCAACCCGGGCCTGGACGTGGTGGACCTGGGCAGGCTGGCGCAGGTCTGCCGGGGACGCGGGGCCCGTCTGCTGGTGGACAACACCACGGCCACTCCGCTGGGCCAGCAGCCGCTGACACTGGGCGCCGACCTGGTGGTCGCCAGCGCCACCAAAGCCCTGTCGGGACACAGTGATCTGCTGGCCGGCTACGTCGCCGGCGACGATGCCGAACTGATGGCCGCGGTGCAGCGGGAACGTCTGCTGGCCGGCCCCATCCTGGGTTCGTTCGAGGCGTGGCTGCTGCTGCGCAGTCTCGGCACCGCGGGCCTGCGGATCGAGCGGCAGTGTCACACCGCCGCGGCGCTGGCGGCCATGCTCGCCGAACACCCCGCCGTGGCGTCGGTCCGTTATCCCGGGCTGCCCACCGACCCCGCGCACGCCGTTGCAGCACAGCAGATGACCCGTTTCGGGGGACTGGTGTCGGTGCAACTGGCCGACGCCGAGGCGGTGCACCGGCTGGTCGCACGCAGCGAATTGCTGGTGTTCGCGACCAGCTTCGGTGGCATCCACACCTCGCTGGATCGGCGCGCCCGGTGGGGCGATGCGGTCAGCGACGGGTTCGCGCGGATCTCGGCGGGGATCGAGGACACCGACGATGTGCTGCGCGACATCGAGCGCGCCCTCGGGTGA